DNA from Thermoplasma acidophilum DSM 1728:
GTAACAGGCGATACAAACGAAAGCACTAATATGGACAAATATCAAGAAGATGGATATTGACGAGAGGCCGTTGGAGGAACCTCAACCCGGATGGGTTACTGTCAGAGTGAACTATGCTGGAATATGCGGATCTGAACTATCCGCATTCGTAGGACAGAACGAACTTAGAAAGCCCCCTTCAATAATGGGACACGAATTCACTGGAAAGGTCGTGAAAGTTGGCTCCTCGTCGGATTCCAATCTTTTGGGGAAGAACGTTGCTGTAAATCCACTGGTAACATGCGGTAAATGCAGATACTGCAAAACTGGAAACAGACAGCTATGCCCGGAAAGAAAGCTAATAGGTGTTGATTATCCTGGTGGATTTGAGGAATATGTCAACGTTCCAAGCTACTCCTGCTATGAAATAACTGAAAAGCCAGAAGGCTCGCTTGCCGAACCACTTGCAACGGCGTTCAGAGCCATAAATCATGCGAAGCCTGAAATGGATGACCGTGCGCTGGTGATAGGCGCAGGCACGATAGGTCTGCTTTCTGCTAAATTGCTTGAACTGTATGGTACGGTGGAGAGGGTGGTTACGGATATAAACGATTACAGGCTCGAACATGCGCTTCATTGGGGGGCGACCAGAACAATCAACAATAAGAAAGAAAAGAGCATTCCAAAGGATTTTGACATAGTGATAGATGCTGTTGGCACTCAGGAGACCAGGACTATGGCAATCAATTCAATTGCCCGAGGTGGGCGAGTTGTATTCGTTGGATTGCATGAGCCGAATGCGGAGATGCCTGTAAATTTATGATAAGAAGCGAGATCGAGACGCATGGATCATTCTGTTATTCTGATGACGATTTCAGAAGATCAGTTGATCTTATAAACCGCGGTTTCCTCGACATAAGTGAGAAATGGTACGACATAAGACCTCTTGAAACCGGTGAAGAATCGTTCAATGAAGAGCTATCTCCTGAATCTAGATACTCAAAGATCATACTCAAGCCGTGAAGGTGAGCATTTGAAAATACTAAATTTTCTTGATAAGGATGGTCCAGCTGGTGGTGTTCTCTTAGGAGATACGTTATATCCATTCGC
Protein-coding regions in this window:
- a CDS encoding alcohol dehydrogenase catalytic domain-containing protein; its protein translation is MDIDERPLEEPQPGWVTVRVNYAGICGSELSAFVGQNELRKPPSIMGHEFTGKVVKVGSSSDSNLLGKNVAVNPLVTCGKCRYCKTGNRQLCPERKLIGVDYPGGFEEYVNVPSYSCYEITEKPEGSLAEPLATAFRAINHAKPEMDDRALVIGAGTIGLLSAKLLELYGTVERVVTDINDYRLEHALHWGATRTINNKKEKSIPKDFDIVIDAVGTQETRTMAINSIARGGRVVFVGLHEPNAEMPVNL